The DNA window CCGCCGTGCGTCCGATCTCGGCTCCGCCTCCGGCGCACAAGCAGAGCAAGGCGAGTCTCGAGTTCGAGCTGGATTTCAGTGATGCGATGGAGGAGCTGCCTCCGGCCGCGCCGCCACCCGCGCCGAAGACGTCTCGTCCGTTGGGCGGCGCCTTCGAGTTCGACCTGGACGTGTCGGACATGAAGGCGGGGGCCTCGCCTGGAGTGGCGGCTCCTCGTGTTCCCGCGCCGCCGCCGCCTCCTCCTGCCTCCGCGTTCCAGCCTCCACCGCCGCCGGGTTTTCAGTCGATGGGGGCTGCGGGAGTTCCGCCGCCTCCGCCTCCTGGCTTTCAGTCAGCGGGCCCCGGGGGAGTTCCGCCGCCTCCGCCTCCTGGCTTCCAGTCTGCGAGCCCTGGGGGAATTCCGCCGCCGCCTCCTCCTGGTTTCCAGTCGGCGAGCTCCGCAGGTGTTCCGCCGCCGCCTCCATCTGGCTTCCAGTCAGCGGGCCACAGGGGAGTTCCGCCGCCTCCGCCTCCAGGCTTCCAGTCGGCGAGCTCCGCAGGCGTTCCGCCGCCGCCTCCCGGCTTCCAGTCAGCGGGCCCTGCGGGAATTCCGCCTCCGCCGCCCGGGGCTTCACCCTCGCTGCCGAATGTCCGCCGCGAGGCGCCTCGGGCTCCGGAGCCGGTTGGCACTCCCACGCTGCTGACGCCGGCCGCGAAGCCCGTGGCCCCCACGGCTCCCGCGCTCGACGAGCGAGGCCTGCCGAAGACGGTCTTCCTGCCCCCGCCTGGGCACATCGCGGGCACGGGCCCGGTCATCGGCATCGACCTGGGCACCACCAACTCGTGCGTCGCGCTCCTGTCCAACGGGCGGCCCATCGTCCTGCGCTCGCGCGAGGGCTACAACACCATCCCGTCGGTCATCTCGCTCAACAACCAGAGCAAGCTGCTCGTCAGCCACCGCGCGAAGAACCAGCTCGTCCTCCGCCCGCAGCACACCATCTACGGCGCGAAGCGACTGGTCGGCCGTCCCTACGACAGCGCCGTGGTGAACCAGGTCCGCGAGCGCTTCCACTACGACATCGTCCCCGATGCCGCGGGACGCGCCGCCGTGAGAATCGGCGACGCCGTGCTCTCGCTCGAGGAAGTGCAGGCCATCATCCTGCGCGAGTGCAAGGAGATGGCGGAGGCCCACCTCAACCAGAAGGTCGAGCGCGCGGTCGTCACCGTCCCCGCGTACTACTCCGAGCCCCAGCGCGAAGCCGTCCGCAAGTCCGGCATCCTCGCGGGCCTCAAGATTGAGCGCATCCTCAACGAGCCCACCTCGGCCGCGCTCGCGTATGGCCTCAACCGCGAGCTGAACAAGAAGGTCCTCGTCTACGACCTCGGCGGCGGTACCTTCGACGCCACCATCCTCAAAATCGAGAAGAACGTCTTCGAGGTGCTCGGCACCGGCGGCGACATCTTCCTGGGCGGCATCGACTTCGACAACCTCATCGTCGACTTCCTCCTCCAGCGCTTCCAGGAGAAGGAGGGCCTGGCCTTCAACGGCGACGGCATCGCCCTCTCGCGCGTCAGCGACGCCGCCGAGCGCGCGAAGATGGCCCTCTCCGAGCGCGCCAGCTTCGAAGTCCACATCCCCATGCTGATGATGGACGACGCGGGCCGCCCCCGTGACCTGCGCGTCGTGATGAACCGTCAGGAGCTGGAGAAAATCTGCGACCCGCTCCTCAGCCGCACCGTGGACGTGGTGCGCGACGTGCTCCTCGACGCGAAGCTCAAGGCCAGCGAGGTCGATGACATCATCCTCGTGGGTGGCATGAGCCGCATGCCGCTCGTGCGCGACAAGCTCAAGGGCCTGTTCGGCAAGGGCCCCCAGGCCAGCGTCAACGCGGACGAGGCCGTGGCGCTCGGCGCGGCGCTCTACTCGGGCTCGGTGGACAAGGTGAGCAGCGTCGTCCTCATCGACGTGCTGCCCATGACGGTGGGCGTGGCCATGCCCGGTGGCGCCTTCAAGCGCGTCATCGAGCGCAACAGCCCGCTCCCCGCCCAGCGCTCCTTCGCCATCAGCACCAACAAGGACAACGAGGAGGTCCTCGAGCTGTCCCTGTTCCAGGGCGAGGACAACCACATCTCCGCCAACGAGTACCTGGGCACCGTGCGCATCGAGGGCCTGCCCAAGGGGCCGAAGGGCTCCGTGCGTGTCGCCGTCACCATCAAGCTGGATTCGGAGTGTGTGCTGCATGTGGAGGCCCGCGAGTACTCCACCCGCAAGGAAGTGAAGGCCACGCTGGCCACGCGCTACTCCCCCGAGGAGCTCCAGAAGCAGCTCCAGGTCAGCAAGGAGTCCGTGAAGGCCGCCGAGGACCGCCGAGGCGCGGACCTGAAGGAGCGCGCGGGGGGCTTCTGGCGCTTCGTGAAGAAGGCGCTGGGCCGCAAGTAGTCACGCCACACCGTCGAGGGATGAAAGGGATTCGTCGTCTTGCCTCAACACTCGCTCCCCCGTCGGCGCTGTTCATTCTGCGGCGCCTCCGAGCTCCGCGCGGGCCGGCTCCACGCCGGCACCGCCGGGGCCGCCATCTGTGACTCCTGCGTGGTGCGCCTGTTCGCCCACCTGGACCGAGAAGCCTTCAGCCCCCTCCCGGCCGTGGCTTCGCGGCCGGACAAAGTCTGAGCCCGAAGAGGTCCATGTCCGTCACCGCGCCTCGGTACCTGACGCGCTTCCAGTGTCTCACCGAGTCCTGCGAGGACACCTGCTGCGCGGGCCTGGTCGTCCCCGTGAGCCAGGCCCGCTGGCGCATCCTCCAGGACGCGGTGGCTGGAGGGCCGGATGCCGCGCGAGTCCAGGCCTTCGTCCTGCCCGACCCGGGAAGCGGCGCGGGCGCGGAGGCCGCGTACATCGCGAAGCGCGAGGACGGACACTGCACGTTCCTCGATGAGCGCAAGCTGTGCTCGCTGCACCAGAAGTACGGCGAGGCCGTGCTGCCCGACGCCTGCGCCATGTTCCCGCGAGTCCCCACGCGCCGCGCGGAGCGGCTCGAGGTGACGGGCTCGTTCGGATGTCCCGAAGTGGTCCGCTTGTGTCTGCTCGCGGAGGACGCGCTGGAGCAGGTCCCCGTGGAGGCGTCGCTCGCGGGACGGCCCGAGCTGGCGCGCGAGCTGGGCGGAGAGGACGCGTGGTCGCGACACGCGGACTCTGTCCGCTCCGTGGCCTTGCGCGTCCTGGAGCAGCGCGAATTCCCGTTCGCCTCGCGCTTGTTCATGCTGGGGGAACTGGCGCGGAGGCTGGGGTCCTTCTACTTCCGAGGCACCGAGGCATTCGCCGAGGAGGGCGCGGACGCCCTGCTGGCCGCGACGCTGAGCGACTTCACATCCGTGCCATCGCTGATGGGATTGCATCAGCAACTGGCTTCCATCTCGCTCCCTGGAGGCCCCTGGGCCGCCATCTGCGGCACCGTGCTCAAGTCGCGTCTGGGGTCCGCGGGCAGCGCGCGGTTCCACACCTGGGCGAGGGGAGTGCTCGAGTCCTACGGGGGCGCGCACGCTTCGCCCGATGAGGTCTGGGCCCTCCACGCGGAGCGCCGCGCGAAGCTGGAGTCCATGCTGGGGCCGCGCGTGGAGCAGTACTTCCGGCACTACGCCGTGAACCACTGGCTGCGCGTGCCCTTCACCGATGCGCCGTCGCTGATGGACTACGTCTTCAAGCTGACCCTGCGCGCCTCGGTGCTTCGGTGGACGCTGTCAGGGCACCCGACGGTGGCGGCGCTGTGCGAAGCGCGGACCGACGATGCACAGGCCCGGCTGGACGCCGCGGCGGTCGAGTGCTTCCAGCTCAGCGCCAAGCACCTCGAACAATCCCCGGAGCTGCACTCGCTGGCGCAGGGACTCTCGGGCGGCGCGGGTGTGGACGCGCTGCCCAGGATGCTCGTGCTCCTCAACGGCTTGTGAGGAGCACGCGTCGAAGCCTGCTCAGGTCGCCGAGCGCGGCTTCGCGCCCAGCCGCTCCATCGCCTGACGGAACACGGAGTAGTCCTGCGCGCCCTGGATGCCGAAGCGGTCGCCCAGCACGAACGTGGGCACCGCGGTGACGCCCATCTCGCGGGCCTCGCGCACCGAGTCCTCCACCACCTTCTCGAACTGGCCACTCTCGACGGCGCGCTGGAGCGCGTCCGGGTCCAGGCCCGCCTCTTCGGCCGCGCCTCGGAGCGTGTCCCACTGCCAGAGGTCCTGACCCTCGCTCCAGTACCGGCGCAGGATGGCCGAGTGGTACGGCTCCAGCTTTCCCTGCGTCCTCGCGTACTCCGTCGCCTGATGCGCCCGGCGCGTGGAGGGGATGACCTCCCCGTAGACCATCTTCAGCCCGGCCTCCGCCGCCCGGACCTTCAGCGGATAGTTCGGGTCCTTCAGCTTCTCGCGGATGTGGGCGGGAAGGGGGAGCCCCTCGGGCGGCGTCTCGGGGCGGAGGAAGTACGGCTTCCAGTCCACCTCGATGTCGAACTCCTGTCGGAGCTTCTTCACCTCCTGGAGACCGATGTAGCACCAGGGGCAGACGAAGTCGGACCAGACGCGGACGGTGATGGGCTCACTCATGCCCTCTCACTAACCCGGGTGCCGCGCCACGTCATGGCTTCCTCGCGCCAAGGGCTCACCCGCCCGGTCCTCGCGGCGTGGGGGTCCACCCTCCTTGGCCGTATGCCAGCGCTCTTTCTTGACGCGCCGGGCATACAGCGGGCGCTCGCATGTTCCTGGGCCCCAAGGTGGACAGCGCCCAGAGGAGCGGGCACGGTCCACCCCCGAAAGCCCCGCCCGTCCGCTTGTCTGGAGGCAAGCGCGCGGGCCTACCCTGGAGGACACCTTGCCGCTGTCGCTAGTCGCGGCCCTGGCCCTCGCCGCAGCCCCGGCGCAGGCCCGGACCCAGCCGTTCAATCACCACGACATGGTCTCGATGCGCCGGCTGAGCAACCCGCGCGTCTCCCCCGACGGCACGCAGGTCGTCTACGTCCTGCGCACCACCGACCTGGAGGCCAATCGAGGCCGCAATGACTTGTGGCTCGTCAACCTCGATGGGACTGGCTCGCGCCAGCTCACGTCGCATCCGGACTCGGACTCGGACCCCCTCTGGGCCCCGGACGGCAAGAGCCTCTTCTTCCTCTCCTCGCGCGGCGGCTCCTCGCAGGTGTGGCGCCTGCCGGTGGACGGCGGCGAGCCGCTCCAGGTGACGAAGCTCCCCCTGGACGTCGGCAGCTTCAAGCTGTCGCCGGACGGCGCGAAGCTGGCCGTGGGCATGGAGGTGTTCCCCGACTGCGGCACGCTGGAGTGCACCCCCCAGCGCGAGGCGGAGCGCACCAAGCGTAAGGCCACCGGCCGCACCTACGACAAGCTGTTCGCCCGTCACTGGGACACGTGGAAGGACGGCCGGCGCTCGCACGTGTTCGTCGTCCCCGTGGCCGGCGGCGCGCCCGTGGACGTGATGAAGGGCATGGACGCGGACGGTCCGACCAAGCCCTTCGGCGGCCCGGAGGAGTTCACCTTCACGCCGGACAGCAAGAGCGTCGTCTTCACCGCTCGTGACGTGGGCCGCGCCGAGTCCTGGTCCACCGACCTGGACCTGTTCGTGGCTCCGGTGGACGGCAAGGCGAAGCCGCGCAAGCTCACCGAGAAGAACCGCGCCACGGACACCAGCCCCGTGTTCAGCCCGGATGGCAAGACGCTCGCGTACCTGGCGATGTCGCGCCCGGGCTACGAGGCGGACCGCTACCGCGTCATCCTCCGCTCGTGGCCGGGTGGCCAGGAGCGCGTGCTCGCCGAGGACTGGGACCGCTCCGCCGGCTCGCTCGCCTGGAGCGCGGACAGCAAGACGCTCTACGCGGCGGCGAACCACCTCGGCCAGCAGCCCATCTTCGCGCTGGACGCGGCCGGTGGCCCGGTGCGCCAGCTCACGAAGGACGGCAACGCGGATGCTCCGCAGCCGGCCGCCGGGGGCCGCGTCGTCTACGTGTATGACGACCTGGACTCGCCCGCGGACCTGTTCGTGATGAACGCGGATGGCTCCGGCGCGAAGCAGATTACGGATGTGAACCAGGAGACGCTGGCGCGCGTGCGCTTCGGCGGCTTCGAGCAGTTCGAGTTCCCGGGCTGGAACAACGAGACGGTGCGCGCGTACGTGGTGAAGCCGGTCGACTTCGACCCGAAGCGCCAGTACCCGCTGGCCTTCCTCATCCACGGCGGACCGCAGGGCTCGTTCGGCAACCACTTCCACTACCGATGGAACCCGCAGGTGTACGCGGGCCGCGGCTACGTGGCGGTGATGGTCGACTTCCACGGCTCCACGGGCTACGGCCAGGCCTTCACCGACTCCATCCGCGATGACTGGGGTGGCAAGCCGCTGGAGGACTTGCAGAAGGGCGTGGCGACGGCGCTGCAGCGCTACCCGTTCATCTCCAAGGAGAAGAAGTGCGCGCTGGGCGCGAGCTACGGCGGGTACATGATCAACTGGATTGCCGGCAACTGGCCGGACGGCTTCAAGTGCCTGGTCAACCACGACGGCATCCTCGATGAGCGCATGGGCTACTTCGACACCGAGGAGCTGTGGTTCCCGGAGTGGGAGCACAAGGGCACGCCGTGGGACAACCCGGAGGGTTACGGCAAGCACAGCCCCATCAACCACGTGGCGAAGTGGAAGACGCCGATGATGGTGGTGCACGGTGGCCAGGACTTCCGCGTCGTGGAGACGCAGGGCCTGGGCACGTTCACCGCGCTCCAGCGCAAGGGCATCCCCTCCAAGCTCCTCTACTTCCCCGAGGAGAACCACTGGGTCCTGCGCCCCGCCAACAGCCTCCAGTGGCACGACGAGGTGTTGGCCTGGCTGGACCAGTGGACGCGCAACTAGCGTGAGCAGGTGACACTCCGGGGCCCGCGTCACACGAGCGGGCCCCGGCGTTTGTCATCCGTCAGGGAATGCCGGCGCAGTCGATGAGGCAGCGCTCCACGGCCTCCGCGCAGCTGCGGTCCGACAGGCAGTCGGCGCACTCCTCGACGCGCTCGCGGCGGTCCTTGGTGTTCTTGTCTTCGACCCAGTCGTTGATGTCGTCGGCGCAGCGCCCCGTGTCGAGGTCGTCGTCGATGCACTCCTGGCGGCGGTCGCAGATGGTGTCGGCGTTGCTGGAGCAACCCGTGAGCACCGCGCCGAGGGCGAGCAGGGTCATCACCGTGATTTTTCGGATGGACATGGGCGGTGTCCTAGCGCACCCGGCCGCCTCCGAAAACTGTCCCGAGCGCTAGTGTCGGGCGCTGGCGCCGGAGGCTTCCGGCCGGGCGAGCTTGCCGGGCGGGGGTGGCAGGGCCGGTGAGGGGGTGGGGCGCTTGGGCTCGGGCTGCCAGGGCCAGCGGCCCTCGAGCTCCACGGTGAGGGTGAAGCTGAGGAACGTCCGGATGAGGACGATGACGCCCAGCACGAGGACGCCCGAGAGGGTGGGCTGGTCGCTCACGGTGCGGATGATGTCCGCGGCGACCAGGAACTCCAGGCCGAGCAGGATGGCGCGGCCCAGGTTGAGCCGGAAGCGCCGGTAGGCCTCCGAGGCCGAGAGCCCCTGGCGCCGGAACAGCAGGAGCCCCGTGCCGAGCAGGGCGCCCAGCACCATGGAGCCCACCCCCGCGAGCTCCATCAGCCGGGCGGACAACGAGACGAGCGGCCGGATGTCCATGGCGCCTCCTCGTCTGAACGTAGACACCCGGAGCGGCGCACTTGAGGAGCGGGGGGCACAGCGCCCGTCGGCCTGCTCCCGTGGGCCCGAGGACCTGATGGGAGGACTGTCGCGGCTCCGCGCCCCTTCGAGAGGCGACGTCAGCGCCCCGCGTCCGGAGGTGTCGCGGCCGGTGTCGTCGCGGGCTTCGCGGGCTCGCCGCCCGTCGCGGGCACGGTGGTCTCCGACAGCGCTCCATCGTCCCGGAGGAAGCGCTGCGCGAGCTGGTCCACCTCCGCGGGCTTCAAGCCGGTGAGCACCGCCGTGGCCGTCTTCGCGCGCGTCGCCAGCGCCGTCTCCCCCAGCGCGCCGTGGATGCGCGTGAGCGCGACGTGAATCTCCGGGTCGAACGGGTCCGAAGCGAGCGCCTCCAGGTACGCCGTCTTCGACTTGGGGTAGTCCTTGCGGTGCAGCAGGATGCGGCCCAGGTGGACGTTCGTCGCGGGGGAGCCCGGGTGGACGCGCAGGCTGCCGCGCAGCACCGACTCCGCCTCGTCCAGCCGCTTGAGCTCCAGGAGCGCCAGCGCGTACTTGTTGGAGACGGACTCGTACTTGTCGCCCACCAGCTTGTGGGCCTTGGCGTACTCCTCGGCGGCGGCCTTCACGCGGTTGCGCTCACGCAGCAGTTCGCCCAGGTGCGCGAACTTGCGCGCTGGCACCTCCGCCACCTCGTTGAAGTCGCCGAAGGAGATTTCGCGCCCCTTCTTCTCGCTGTCGTCCTTCACCTTGCCCTTGGCGTCCTCCTTCAACACCACGCGGTCATCGCGAGGCACCAGCTCCGCCGGGAAGGGCTGCTTCTTGATGTGCGCCAGCCACGCCTTCTCGAAGAGGGGGAAGCTCATGCCCATCGCCGCCTCCACCGCCTTCTTGTCCGTCTGCCCCGCCTTCAGCTCGCCCACCACCGCGCGCAGCCCCGCCGCGCCCTTGGACTGGTGCACGTAGTCGATGGCGTAGAACACCTCCGCGAACGCGGTGGCCGCGTCCTCCGCCGTGGGCAGCAAGGCGATGGACGGATGCATCTTCTCGAACGGGATGAGCGTGTCCGCCTTCACCCGCTTGCCGAGCAGCGCCTGCGTGGAGGGCGTCATCGCCAGGCCCGCCTTGCCGCGCCAGCGCGACTCCAGGAACTTGGCCAACCCCTCGTGCAACCAGATGGGCACCGAGTTGCGGCTCATCTGGCTCACCACCAGGTGGATGTACTCGTGCGCGAGCGTGTCCTGCCAGTCGTAGCCCTGCGCCACCGCCTTGGGGCTGGTCACCATCAGCTTGTTGAACTTGCAGATGGCGATGGTGCCCGTGGTGCGAATCTGCTTCTCGGTGAGCGTGCTCACCTTCGACAGCTCGCGCGCGTTGTTCACCACCTCCACGCGAATCTTCCCGCCCGGAGGTGTCCACCCCAAGTCCTCCGCCATGGCGCGGTGGATGGCCTCCAGCGTCTCCAGCGCGTAGGGCACCAGCACCTGCTCCTTGCCCTTGGGGTACAGGAAGATGAAGTGCTCGCTCTCCGCGCGCTCGTGGCTCTTGACGATGTCCCGCGTGTCCTTGGCCAGCCGCAGGTAGCTGCCGGGCTTGTCCTCGATGTTGGCGCCCGTGAGGAGCTCCACCGCGTCGTCGTAGCGGCCCTCCTCGAAGGCCACCCGGCCCTGGAAGTACTTGAGCGGCTCCACGTCGGCGGGAATCAGCTTCTCCGCCTCGGACAGCTCGCGCCGGGCACCGGGCACGTCCCAGTCGTCCAGGCTCTGCTCCACCTGGCCCAGCCGCGTCTTCACCTCGTCCTTGAGCGACGCGTCCTGCGCGGCGGCGGGCACGGCCAGCCCCAACACCAGCGCGAGCGCCACCCAGCGGTTCTTCTGGCCGTTCCTCACTTCACCAGCTCCTCGTAGTAGCGCTTCACCTGCTCGCGGTACTTCTCCGGCGCGCCCTGCTTCATCGCGTCCAGCAGGTCCTTGCGGAACTCCTTGGGCGCCTGGAAGGCATCCTCGTCGGGCAGCTCCACCTGGTCCTTCGGGTCCCGGCCCGCGTTGCCCTGCTTGCGCCCGCTCATGCCACCCGGCAGGGGAAGCCCCCCCTTGCGGCCCTTCTGGCCCTGCTGCATCTGCTGCTGGAACTGGCGCAGTCCCTCCAGCGCCGCTTGCTGCTCGCCATAGCCCCGGCCCGGGTCCTTGCCCTGCATCCGCTGCGCGGCCTCACCCATGCGCTGGCCCACGCCCTCCATCTGCTGCGCGGCCTCCTCGCCGAACAGCGGCGCCGTCTGCTCCATCTCTTCCATCTGCTGCCGCAGGTTCTGCGTGCGCTGCTCCAACTGCTGCTGCTCCTGGGAGAGCTGCTGCAACTGCTGCTTCTCCTGCTGGGAGAGCTGGGAGCCGGGAGGCGGGAAGAGCGACTGGAGCTGGCGATTGATGTCCTGCACGTTGCGCGCGTCGCGCTCCAGCTTCTGGGCCAGGTCCGCGGACTGCTGCCGCACCTCGGGCGGGTTGCCGAACATCTCGTCGAGCTGCTTCTGCTGCTCGCCCAGCGTGGACAACTGCCGGGCCGCGTCCTCCGCGCGCGTGGCGGCCTCCGAGGCCAGGTCGAAGTCATTCACCTTCAGCGCGTTCTCCACGTTGCTCAGCTCCGACTGAATCTCCTCCAGCGGGCGCGCGGCGCGGCTGTTGAGGTGCTCCGGGTTGAGCTTGTCGTAGGTCTGCTGGGCCTGCTGCACCTTGCGCATCAGGTCGTCCTTGATGGCCTGGCCGCGCTCGCTCAGCCGCTCCTTGTTCTGCGCCCGGGCCTGGTCGCGCAGCTTGCGCGTCTGGTCCGCCACGCGCTGCTGCTCGTCCACGGTGCCCTTCAGGTCCTCCATGAACTTGCCGAACTTCTCCGCCAGCTCCGGGTACTGCTCCCCGCCGAACTCCTCGTTGGCTTCGTCCAGGCCCTTGAGCATCTCGTCCATCTGCATGCCCAGCTCCTGGAGCTTCGCGAGCGCCTCGTCCGTCTTGCCCTCGCGCATCAGCTTCTCCACGTCCTCCAGGGCGCTTTGCAGGTCCTGGTCCTTCATCATCTCGGACAGGGCCTCGGCGTTGAGGTGCTCGTCGCGGATGCCCTTGCGCATCTCCGCCATGCGCTGCATCAGCTCCTGGATGCGGGACTTGAGCTGCTGAATCTGCTCCATCACCGCCTGGCGCGCGGACTCGTCCGGGTTGGCCTTGAACTGCTCAATCAGCCGCGACAGCTCGCGGCGCTCCTGGGAGAGCTGCTTGGCCATCTCCTGGAGCGCCTCCAGCTTCTGCCGGTCCAGCAGCGCCTCCAGGTAGAGGATGTCCTTCTCCAGCTCCTCGATTTCCTCCGACACCACGGCGGACAGGCGGTTGCCGGTGCCCCAGTCCTCGCCCCGGGCGCGCTGCGTGCGCAGGTAGAGGCGGCGGAAGTCCGCGGTGCCGCCGATGTGGCTGCCCAGCGACTCGGAGATGTTGGCGAGGGCGGAGACCAGCTCGGTGGGCACGTCGCGCTCGCGCGACAGCGTCTGCGCCAGGGTGCGCATGTCGATGATGAGCTGCTGTCCGCTGGTATCCACGGAGGCCGCGGTGGCGATGGCCTGCGGGTCCTTCTGCTTCTCCCGGTCCGGTCCCTCCAGGCGGTCCGCGAGGTGGTCCACCATGCGGCCCCACAGCTGCTCGGCCTTCTCCAGCGCGGCGCGGTGGTGCTCGGCGGCGGAGTAGATGCGCAGCACCTGCGTGCGGCTGACGCCCTTCTTGGGGCCCTCCACCGCGTCGTTGTCCTGCGCCTCCACGAAGTACGTAATCCGGTCTCCGGGGTCCACCTTGAGCGAGCCCAAGTCCCACGCGTACGTGTCGCGGCTCCTCCGTCCGTCCTCGCGCCGCAACTGCACCCGCGTGTCCTGCTGCGAGCCCGGCTTGCGGAACACGAGCGACAGGGACGACAGGCCGTAGTCGTCGGTGGCCTCGTACTTGAGCGTCACCTTCTGCCCCGGGTCCACCTCCAGCTCGGCCGCGGGCGTCATCAGCGTCACCTGCGGCGGCTTGTCGGCCTCCACCGTGAGGGTGATGTCCGGGCCCACCGCGAGGGGTTTCTCGCGCTTGCCGTAGAAGACGAAGCGGTAGTGGCCGCTCTGCTTCGCGATGAAGGTGCCCTCCAGGTCTCGGTTGCCGGTGACCTTCAGCGGCACGGACTCGGTGCCGTTGAGGACCAGCTCCGCGCGCTCGATGGCGCGGTCCGAGCGCGTCTTGAGCTGGATTTCCGTGCCCGCCGGAGCACTCACCGCGCCGTCGGTGCCGGGGACGGTGCGCTGGGACAGGCCCGTGTAGGCGGGGTAGCGGTACGTCAGCTCGATGTCACCGGTGATGGGCTCGGCCTGGGCCTGCGTCTCCGGCGCGCGCGATGCCTCCACGATGCGCTTGAGGCCCGCGCTCCACTTCTCGCCCCAGATGCCCAGCACCAGCGCGAGGAGCAGGAGCACGCCGAAGGTGAGCAGGCCCGCGCGCTGGACGGGGCGCACGTCGACGATGGCGCGCACGTCCACGGTGCGCACGCGCTGGTCCATCTGCTGGAGGAACGCGTCCGCCAGCTCCGGCGAGCCGTTGGCGTGCACGCCGCG is part of the Myxococcus landrumus genome and encodes:
- a CDS encoding TIGR02266 family protein, with translation MDQGRRTTDRKSVGLLVKLKHESVGSFAEEFATNLSPGGMFIRSRTPQPVGTPVKFEVQIAGGVRVLRGTADVRWVREVGDPSGPPGMGLQFQELDPASRALVDMMLLQRGAEAPVAPVSSLPAIAPAVAPLAPAIAPLTPAVPPVQVKPVAAPAPRAVQGAALDSLFDDLEAPPAPALEESFDFSPPPPTAESDVDIPLDELIASTPPPPEFSVGDEPLPGLDFEMEGGEAPMAMGEILDEAPIEVGITVEVESASSASAQSKAGVPMEFDLDLSEAALTSAPAAPAVSSKANAGGLEFELDFSDAVEERPVAPPPAPASAKAGGAEFELDFSDAMEERPVAPPPAPASAKAGGAEFELDFSDAMEERPVAPPPAPASAKAGGAEFELDFSDAMEELPPAAPAARPSAPPPAPVAAKMSGGSTEFDLDLSDAVEELPSAPAVRPVSAPPPPPASAVRPISAPPPAHKQSKASLEFELDFSDAMEELPPAAPPPAPKTSRPLGGAFEFDLDVSDMKAGASPGVAAPRVPAPPPPPPASAFQPPPPPGFQSMGAAGVPPPPPPGFQSAGPGGVPPPPPPGFQSASPGGIPPPPPPGFQSASSAGVPPPPPSGFQSAGHRGVPPPPPPGFQSASSAGVPPPPPGFQSAGPAGIPPPPPGASPSLPNVRREAPRAPEPVGTPTLLTPAAKPVAPTAPALDERGLPKTVFLPPPGHIAGTGPVIGIDLGTTNSCVALLSNGRPIVLRSREGYNTIPSVISLNNQSKLLVSHRAKNQLVLRPQHTIYGAKRLVGRPYDSAVVNQVRERFHYDIVPDAAGRAAVRIGDAVLSLEEVQAIILRECKEMAEAHLNQKVERAVVTVPAYYSEPQREAVRKSGILAGLKIERILNEPTSAALAYGLNRELNKKVLVYDLGGGTFDATILKIEKNVFEVLGTGGDIFLGGIDFDNLIVDFLLQRFQEKEGLAFNGDGIALSRVSDAAERAKMALSERASFEVHIPMLMMDDAGRPRDLRVVMNRQELEKICDPLLSRTVDVVRDVLLDAKLKASEVDDIILVGGMSRMPLVRDKLKGLFGKGPQASVNADEAVALGAALYSGSVDKVSSVVLIDVLPMTVGVAMPGGAFKRVIERNSPLPAQRSFAISTNKDNEEVLELSLFQGEDNHISANEYLGTVRIEGLPKGPKGSVRVAVTIKLDSECVLHVEAREYSTRKEVKATLATRYSPEELQKQLQVSKESVKAAEDRRGADLKERAGGFWRFVKKALGRK
- a CDS encoding ClpX C4-type zinc finger protein, coding for MPQHSLPRRRCSFCGASELRAGRLHAGTAGAAICDSCVVRLFAHLDREAFSPLPAVASRPDKV
- the fliB gene encoding flagellin lysine-N-methylase, with amino-acid sequence MSVTAPRYLTRFQCLTESCEDTCCAGLVVPVSQARWRILQDAVAGGPDAARVQAFVLPDPGSGAGAEAAYIAKREDGHCTFLDERKLCSLHQKYGEAVLPDACAMFPRVPTRRAERLEVTGSFGCPEVVRLCLLAEDALEQVPVEASLAGRPELARELGGEDAWSRHADSVRSVALRVLEQREFPFASRLFMLGELARRLGSFYFRGTEAFAEEGADALLAATLSDFTSVPSLMGLHQQLASISLPGGPWAAICGTVLKSRLGSAGSARFHTWARGVLESYGGAHASPDEVWALHAERRAKLESMLGPRVEQYFRHYAVNHWLRVPFTDAPSLMDYVFKLTLRASVLRWTLSGHPTVAALCEARTDDAQARLDAAAVECFQLSAKHLEQSPELHSLAQGLSGGAGVDALPRMLVLLNGL
- a CDS encoding DsbA family oxidoreductase translates to MSEPITVRVWSDFVCPWCYIGLQEVKKLRQEFDIEVDWKPYFLRPETPPEGLPLPAHIREKLKDPNYPLKVRAAEAGLKMVYGEVIPSTRRAHQATEYARTQGKLEPYHSAILRRYWSEGQDLWQWDTLRGAAEEAGLDPDALQRAVESGQFEKVVEDSVREAREMGVTAVPTFVLGDRFGIQGAQDYSVFRQAMERLGAKPRSAT
- a CDS encoding S9 family peptidase, which codes for MPLSLVAALALAAAPAQARTQPFNHHDMVSMRRLSNPRVSPDGTQVVYVLRTTDLEANRGRNDLWLVNLDGTGSRQLTSHPDSDSDPLWAPDGKSLFFLSSRGGSSQVWRLPVDGGEPLQVTKLPLDVGSFKLSPDGAKLAVGMEVFPDCGTLECTPQREAERTKRKATGRTYDKLFARHWDTWKDGRRSHVFVVPVAGGAPVDVMKGMDADGPTKPFGGPEEFTFTPDSKSVVFTARDVGRAESWSTDLDLFVAPVDGKAKPRKLTEKNRATDTSPVFSPDGKTLAYLAMSRPGYEADRYRVILRSWPGGQERVLAEDWDRSAGSLAWSADSKTLYAAANHLGQQPIFALDAAGGPVRQLTKDGNADAPQPAAGGRVVYVYDDLDSPADLFVMNADGSGAKQITDVNQETLARVRFGGFEQFEFPGWNNETVRAYVVKPVDFDPKRQYPLAFLIHGGPQGSFGNHFHYRWNPQVYAGRGYVAVMVDFHGSTGYGQAFTDSIRDDWGGKPLEDLQKGVATALQRYPFISKEKKCALGASYGGYMINWIAGNWPDGFKCLVNHDGILDERMGYFDTEELWFPEWEHKGTPWDNPEGYGKHSPINHVAKWKTPMMVVHGGQDFRVVETQGLGTFTALQRKGIPSKLLYFPEENHWVLRPANSLQWHDEVLAWLDQWTRN
- a CDS encoding DUF1622 domain-containing protein, translating into MDIRPLVSLSARLMELAGVGSMVLGALLGTGLLLFRRQGLSASEAYRRFRLNLGRAILLGLEFLVAADIIRTVSDQPTLSGVLVLGVIVLIRTFLSFTLTVELEGRWPWQPEPKRPTPSPALPPPPGKLARPEASGASARH
- a CDS encoding peptidase MA family metallohydrolase, producing the protein MRNGQKNRWVALALVLGLAVPAAAQDASLKDEVKTRLGQVEQSLDDWDVPGARRELSEAEKLIPADVEPLKYFQGRVAFEEGRYDDAVELLTGANIEDKPGSYLRLAKDTRDIVKSHERAESEHFIFLYPKGKEQVLVPYALETLEAIHRAMAEDLGWTPPGGKIRVEVVNNARELSKVSTLTEKQIRTTGTIAICKFNKLMVTSPKAVAQGYDWQDTLAHEYIHLVVSQMSRNSVPIWLHEGLAKFLESRWRGKAGLAMTPSTQALLGKRVKADTLIPFEKMHPSIALLPTAEDAATAFAEVFYAIDYVHQSKGAAGLRAVVGELKAGQTDKKAVEAAMGMSFPLFEKAWLAHIKKQPFPAELVPRDDRVVLKEDAKGKVKDDSEKKGREISFGDFNEVAEVPARKFAHLGELLRERNRVKAAAEEYAKAHKLVGDKYESVSNKYALALLELKRLDEAESVLRGSLRVHPGSPATNVHLGRILLHRKDYPKSKTAYLEALASDPFDPEIHVALTRIHGALGETALATRAKTATAVLTGLKPAEVDQLAQRFLRDDGALSETTVPATGGEPAKPATTPAATPPDAGR